agaaatgacaaaaaaatgagGAGATGATCAGCATCATCAAAAAAGACGAAGAAAAGAGTCAAAAGACAGGCATCGCACTATTGTAGGGAGGCAAGGGATAAAGATCGGAGAAGGCTATCGACGACAGCAAGGGATGGAGAAAAAGGCTATATTGCCTATTGGGATTCGGGTGTCACGTGGAGAGGGGGGGTGGACGATTTGGTTGGGTCCCGCAGGGGGGATGGTTGGTTCGGTTCACTTGGGGGGGGGGTTATGGTTGCATGATTTGGTTAGATTTTTCggttatttatattaaaataatcgaaccgaaccgagtaatcaattttttagaagaaaatataatCGAACGGAatcattttctttgaaaaatcgaaccgaacttcTGCTCACCCCTACCTATGCATTATActgaaataaaatatgaatattcagcaaatatatatatatatatgaataaattcATGATTTAATTGTGTCACATGccaatttgataataaaatattagaactAGAAAGAGATTATgactttttgaaaaattatagtgtgtaaatatttaaattgaaaagattatacgacaataaaatatttaagttgattattttatatatttggttAATGAAAATGGCTTTTCTATAtctagttaattttattttgcaatGAAAGTGAAAactatgaatttttttaaatatttgcaaTTCTTTAAGCTTCCTTAGTGAatctctatttaattaattttacaagaatttcatataaattccaatcatttttttcttagagaaaataaataaggggTTTAATTATGGCATGAAGTTCAAAAGTACAATGAGTGATCTCATATATTAATTCAATCCACTATAAGGTGATTATCCAAGACTAAGAGATTAAGTAAATCCATTAGACTTTTAATCCCTAAAAATGCATGTTGACAAGAGAATATCCTTTTTAAAGAGAAATTACTTCATTATTTTATAGATTTACTAATTATTATGTGTCACATGTATGATCAGAGGTTGATATGAATTCACCACGTATTTGCACTAAGGAATGCCACGTATCTCCTAGGTCTCCAAGATTTGTTTTCATAGAGACCCGTTGATCTGACTTAACTTGAATCTATCGGTAACATGAAAGACTCAAGCGGACCTACTCTACTCTCATAGACTTAGTTAATTGCAAATTTCTCTAATATCTTGAAAATCTCTTTAACCACACAAGAATCTCGACCCAACGACCAAATTGCACTCTTGGGTGCCACTCCATCTCATCTACAAATAGGAATGAACTCCTAGATATATGATCATGATAATgaaagtttaatttatattgagTCACTTTCTTCTTACTAATTTGAACATTGGAGTTCTCTTAAGGGATAAAGGCCCCCACCTTCGTAGATACTCGATTTGAGACAAACTTTAGTGATGGAACCAACATCATCACTTGGCGCTCATATTGGGGTTGATTGCTCTTTCCTACCTATCGAGTGCTTTTTTTGAGTTCAAGTTTTTTTCAACATGGCAACTAGAAAGAACCCTTCACAAACTACCATTGAAGAAGACAATAACTTCTTTAACCTGAGCCAATGCAAGCCATTTGAGGGTGGAGCAACAAGGGATCACCATCTAAGGAACCCACTACCACCTTTGGACTAGCTTCCTTAGTTGGAGGGACAAGTACAACACCTGACTAAGCTACTAGTTGGCTTTCTTAGATAGCAACACCACCAGAATGAGTGTCGAGATGAGCAATGATCAAGATGAGTGTTGAGAAGAGCGATATGAGTATCGAGGTGAGTGTTAGGAAGAGATGGAGTCCTACAGGGAAAAGCATAAGAGTAGGCACTCGAAGCATGAGGAGCGAAAGCGACACCATTAGGAGGGTAATAACTCTAGCTCAATCGACACCCTAGTAGGTGAAACCCTGTAGGAGAAGCGACCACATCTCCTGTAAAAGGAGATTGTTGagatgaaaagaaagaaggaggaaCCTTGGGCCATCGATTCGAACTAGCCCCTAAGCTAAGAGTTCTTGGTTGCGGTTCCCTTAGAACATTTCCAAATCCCAAGCATAAAACTCTATGGATGCACCATTGACTAGACTGATCACTTGGACCTTTTTCACCTTCCACATGATGGTTCAGCCATATCAGATGCCATGTGGTGTCAAGTTTTCTTAGTTATCTTAAAAGGGCATGCTTAGACTTAGTACTCGAGCCCTACTCATCTCTTGATCATTAGCTTAGAGAAACTAGGGAGCAAGTTCTTGGCTCACTTTGCTCATTTTAGGTGATATCAGAAATCCACCATGAGCTTAGTCAACCTAAAGAAGAGCTTGGGGGAATCCTTGAAGGATTTAGTGACTTAGTTTAACACAAAAGCATTGAGCATCAAGAATTTTGATTATAATATTGCCATGATAGCATTTCAGAATGCTCTAAAGGCTAACCCCTTTACTTATTCTCTAGCCAAGATACCCCCCTAAACCTTTACCGAGATCTTTGACTGAGCTACCGAGTATATCAATGTTGAGGAGGTTATGTGATTTGAGAGAGTCGGGCACCCtaagaaacaagaaaataaaaagcaaaCTGTGGAGTGTGGTAAGCAGTAGGAGCAATTCAATCCAAGAAAGAGTTCAATTTGGTTCACTTTCCTCAACACATCCTGAGTTGAGATCCTCAATACCATTGAGGACAAGGATTACCTAAAAAGGTCAAAGTTGAATAAATCTCTTTCCAACAAAAGGAGCAAGGACAAGTATTGTTGATTCCACTGTGACTATGGACATGACATCAAGCAATGTCATTAGTTGAAGAAAGAGATTCATGACCTCATCCTTAGAAGGTTTGGAGCTCACACTTATCAATGGCAATGACTTgaaagagtttgaggaagaGTTAGAACCTAGGCTTGATGCCTTTGCCTCGACAACATAAGATAAAGGATAAATTCTTCGATCCATTAGGGATTAATTGAGAGTGACTAATATTAAGGAAGTGAAAAACCTCAATAATGGGCTCGTCTAAAGGAAATCGACATCTAACCCAAAGAGCCTCCTTATACATACTATTCCCCTAGCATGAACCTGATGAGCCCTTTAGTTCACAAGTACAACATACCAGAAACCCTCAAAGGGAGGATGATACCGAAACAAGTGTGAAAATTCATCCTTATTTAACACCGATGAATTTGAGGTTGAGTTTGAAGGACGACTCTAAAGGTTAAATTCTACCTCTTCTTGACTACATGCACCTATTGCATCACAAAATGATAGAGCAATGGAGGAAGGATTTGACCTTTCCAGACTACTTAATCTCACCCTAGACCTATGAGGGGATAGATGAGAGCTAGACAAATTTGAGGAATCTAAGTCATTATTCTCCTCTAAATCATTAGGTGAAGATATAATGAGAAAAACCGATTGACCCAAATATAAAGACATAATCAAGGCAAAGAACAAGTTGAACTAAAGGAAAGAATGATCAACCCGACTAGAGGTGAAAACACTACCTTGTTAAGGAGAAGAACCAAgccaagaaaaaaagaacaactGAAACAAATAATTGCCAAGCTAGGCTTTGCCTTGGCCAAGTTGGGCACCACTTTGACTGAGTTAGGTTTCGACTTAGCTAATATGGGCACTGtaatatccaaaattttctaaagggaCTCAAGCGTAATTTATTTTGGGTTGTAAGTGAGATtgtcaaaagattaggggtattagtgtaaatTATCATGGTTGAGAGTGACTGGAATAACTGCAAGAGATGCCCTGAAGCttagatgtctaaggaaatcGGTGTGTCTTTAATGAGAttttgaggcatgatttttagtgttgaaagaaatcagatcagagacagtttttggtataaCTATGGTTTAGgtcgaaaaattgaatcgtcatAAGAGACCTCtgaaaagtcaatagaaccctGTAGGGATTCAATTttttgcataaggaacaaccctgaagtggtttcagGGTAAAAACAAATGGATTTACGTTCAAAATGTGATTTTTGCATAGTTtcaggcgtaagtgtaattttgaattctagttgaaaaatggccaaaaatgatgtttttcaaattttgtaagGCCAAATTAAGAGAATGGAACTTAGGGGTCTAAGTGGTAAAACATCAAAGCTTAAGGGTTTCaacaaggaccaaaatggaaattagagaaaaatggggtcaaagtgcaaatttttaaaaaatatccatGGCCACCTTCGACAAGCCTCTAGCATCTCCAACCAGCCTATGACTGCTATCGGGAAGGGTCACCTCAAGGTCCATCATGGGATTCAGAGCATGTGGAGTCGATTTGGATAAGGTATGGGCCAAGAATAGCCGTAATGTGACGTCAGTAAGGTGAGGCATGGCCGTGGGTTGCTGAAAAATCAAGCAAGCGTGTTCGAGGCTAATCACGGTAATTTGAAATGAGATAAGGTCGTATCAGGTCATTAAGAGCTTGGATTTGACTAGGCATGGCTCGGGTTGGCTAGAAATCGAATATAAATAAGAGTCGAATGGTGGAGGATTTCTTCACAATTCGAGCTGCAAATTGAAGGCTTTAAAGGGAGAATCGAGTGCAGtagataaggggcttttgttccttgtgtGTTGTAGAATTTTTTTGGAGAGCTTGGTGAAGTTTCATCAAGGTTTGAGGGTGTTTCGAGAAGTGGCCGAAAATTGTAGCGGTTGTTGGAGCCAAACGTTTAAGTGTTCGATCAAAGGCCTTCTGGTGGTGTTTTCAGATCAAGGAGGGTACTACTAGGATCGATTGAATGAGAGCTTCATAGGAGTGTGATCAGATTAGGCATCGGAGAAATCGCCGGCGACTGGAGCATCAGAGAAGACGACTGGTGCATGGGCTTCATGCATTGGCCATTTGCTTCAAACGCGTAGGAAGGCATGTGAGGGTGCATGgctatgtattttattttgattttttttatttttctaaaattattttatgaattgttgtggagaaaaaattgagaaaatatttaaggagatatttatttaaaatttattgaggtaaaaataggaagaaaatatgtaaaaattatggaaaattaggtcttgacatttattttaataaatataatggcCAGTGTGCATTGAGGCTCAAAATTGAGAGATTGTGCAATTTTTGGAGACCGAGCACGAAAATTAAGGTCGGACACGTATTTCGAGAATAAGTCAAATCATccgtcaaggtgagtggttttactcTAAAAAGTTATACATGACTTGGTTGCCTATATTATACAAGATATTTATGAATGTCGCTaagttatttataatttatgagTATTTCGTCATATTTGTACATATACTGTTGCATCAATAGTCATGATTTTTTACatagcatgatattattggcatattgatactcatATATGAGAGACGGGATGtcaccctgatagtgtagccataattccctaAGGGTGTTGCTAGAACAACGTATAAAAGTATCTCGTTGTCTTGTGTGCATGCCGGGATGATTGCCTAGGATTTCGTGCCGGGCTGGTTTGCCAAGGAAGTTATACTAAGTTATCTGTttatacatgtacatgtatcattcatttatattgttttaatcttctaatgttggacatttgtccctgaaatattccaTATTCCAAGGCGAGACGAACGGACAAAAGGGTAAAGAGGTGATCGAAGCCTGAGCTTAGTAGAAGTTGTGATAGGTCCTAAGCCAAGGCTAGGACCAATTATCCAGTTggttttgttattttcattatcaATTATTGTAATGGCATGAACGATATGTATGCAAGTATTTATGTATTGATTTGTGAGATTTCATGAGGTTCTGATTCTACTTCTGCTTATGGTTAAGATTACTATTCCTTAGTTCAATTTTGGGAATATTACCCTTATATGAGTACTTTGATCGAGCCACTAAACCAAGCTAAGCCTTAGCTTGATCGAGCTATCACCTCACCTTGCCAAGTTAACCTACTCCATTACTAAACTATGCCTCTCTAGAAGTCCCCACCTACTTTACACTCAAAGTCTTTTATGACCATATCCTTATTTATAGGGCTTTACAGGGCTTAAGAGAAGTGggaaatgagaaattaaaaagCACATCTCTTCTAATGGAGCAATCATTCACACCTCCATCAACAATTATCATGAACAAATTACTCCCAAAAATTAAAAGCGATAAGCTCGATTACTCCTCAAGATGACCACACTGTTCAGCTCAAGAAACATGGGTAAGTGATGAAGGAATATCTCACAGAAAGAAAAATTACTCTATTACTCCTATGTGTCCACCAATCACCATGGGTTATGTGTACTATCAGAAACTAATATGAAATCACCACGTGTTTAGATTGAGAAATATCATAGATTCGGCTTTAGAAAGACTTGTTGACATGGAAGACTTGGGTGCATTTGGTCTACTCCTATAAACCTAGTTAATTGAGAATCTCTCTAGTATTACAGAAATCTTAGCTTAGTAACCAAATTATATTCTCATGTGCCACTCTAcatagtctataaataagattgaatttttaaaagtataatcATAGCCTATTTTATCTTAAACATtgaaattctctctctcaaaaaaaaaaaaaactaacctTTACAGATATTTGATTTGAAACAAAACTCCATCATGGCTCCATCGTCATCACATGTGTAAACATTGAGAAAGCATTTCATCCTTGTAAAATTGGGACTTGATGTCTGGAGCACATCAACACTTGCTTACACTTAAAAGAGTGACAGTACTTGCACCGATGTTAAATTGTAAAAGGAAAGTGACAAATCACGCAAATGGAGAAAGgaaactagagagagagagagagagatgtcgaAGGTGGTGGTTCTAGACAACGGCGCTGGCCTCATAAAGGCCGGAATTGCCGGCGAGCGGGATCCCGCAGCCGTCGTCCCAAACTGCCTCGCTCGCCCTCTTTCCTCCAAGAAGTGGCTAATCGCCGACCAACTCCTCTACTCCTCCGCCGACCATGACCTCACCTCCGCCGCCGTCCGCCGCCCCTTCGACCGCGGCTACCTCCTGAACGCCGACCTCCAGCGCGAAATCTGGTCCCACCTCTTCTCCACTGTCCTCCACGTCACCCCCTCCTCCACCTCTCTCCTCCTCGTCGAGCCTCTCTTCAACCTTCCCTCAATCCAAGCCACCGTCGACGAGATTGTGTTCGAAGACTTAGGGTTTAAATCTCTGTTCGTCGCCGACTCGCCCTCTTTGGTCCATCTCTACGAGGCCAGCCGGAGCCCGTATGGCGTTGTTTCAAAAACGCAGACTAGTCTCGTCGTCGACTGCGGATTCTCCTTCACCCACGCCGCGCCGGTGTTCCAGAACTTCACGGTGAACTACGGTGTCAAGCGGCTCGATTTGGGCGGCAAGGCGCTGACCAACTACCTGAAGGAGTTGGTTTCATATCGGGCTGTGAATGTGATGGACGAGACCTTCGTCATGGACGATGTGAAGGAGAAGCTTTGCTTTGTTTCGCTCGACGTCGGTAGGGATTTGCAGATTGCCAGGTTTGGAAGAATACCCATATCCAATTCTTTGTGGCTCTTGTTGAGTTGATTGGTTTTTGCGTTATCATAGTGAATTGTGAAGTAGGTTTaggttttttggaatatttATCCTGTGCTGAAATGCAGTTACCAAATTGAGTTGAATGAGTTTGTTTGATATGAAACGATCCTTAAATTAATAGATGTAATTTAAGAAAAAGGTTGTAGAAGAAAATCTAAGTTTAGTATGCAGTACTCGATGAAGTGCTGGGCCACTACTAAATGAGTTCAGAGTTTTTGGTATATTTTTCTTCTGTGAAGAAGTGTTCAATTACAAAATTGAACGCAGTCTTGTATACTTACCATGTAATAATATGTGAATCCATGCACAATTCACACTATTTGAATATGGATCAACTACGGAAgattaaaaattgagaatatAATTACAGTAGTTTTGAATGTATTAACTTTTAAGAGCTTATTATGATATGcattgaaaaggaaaaatgaataaattccCAGGGTTTGCTTGTTAGCAAGGACCTATATTGATATCCTAATACCCAGGGATTGAACCGCACCTCCCTATTGCAAGTTTACACACAGAGTTCCTATGTGTTTGCTTGGTTTATGTGGTTTGTGTGCTATTATGTGCacccaataaatttatttagtgaacTCGAAAGGCAGTGACTACGGATTTTCTAGGCATGCCAAAATGAGTTTCCTTACCTAGTCAACCTGGAAAACAATCTCCTTTAGAGAAAGGGAAAATCTGGGATCAATCTCCTGGCACAACAAAGGTAACAAATTGAAGGTCAAGTTTGGCCCACATTTACATTCAGATCCTCTGTACAAGTGTCCTAAAGAGCATGATGAAACACATTAAATGCCATCCATTAAAGATCTTAGAAAAATCTAATGCCTTGGGTAATCTTGTAAAGCTTCTTATATGCTCTAGCGATTGCATAGTTATATTTGGAAGCTTGGTCATCAAGCACCGGCAGCCAGTGATTGTGTCACAACTATGAAGCTGTTGGCTTCACAAAAACTTGAGTAATCTCTTGATTTCATCTGATTCCAAATTTGTAAATTTCATAAATGCTATTGATAAAATAAACTATCTTTAGAAGGAACTTAGAGTCTCTTGCTACCCTATACTAATCCATTGTATCATGCCATAGTTGAAAACATGTGGCATCCCATGTTACTTTCTTTTGCATCTACCAGAATAAACAGCTCTATGTGTACATGGCTTCAGAGTTGTTTTTAACCGTTTTCTCTCTTCACAGGAGACCTGGAAGGGACAATTTCTTCAGGTGCACATACGTGCTTCCTGATGGAGTCACTCATATGAAGGGTTTTGTAAAAGACCCAGATGAAGCAAAGAGATATTTGAGCTTAGAGGATGGATCCACACCATCAGAACTCAAAACAAAAGAGGAAATGGATGACACTGAAGATGCAGAGAAAACTAAGGGCAGAAGGACAATTGATCTAACGAAAAATGTACTACGCCATTTGGTTTTTGGATCGACTTCTCTCTGGCATGCAATGTTTCAACATTTAGCTTTTTCTACAGGAATTCAGCTTGACGAATGAGCGCTTCCTTGTGCCAGAAATGATTTTCCGCCCTGCTGATTTGGGTACATACTGAATTATAGTACTGTCAAGCAAGCCTTGAAGCTTTCAGACAATCTGATAAGCTGTTGTGTGATAAAAGTAGTCAAGATATCTTAGTCACTTTCAACTAGCATTTACTGCTTTGACCTGGTCTGAAAAATGTTGTCCGAACTATTTTCAGATGCACCTAATGTTTGTTTAGCTAAAGACACAGAATTCACTTATTTAAATGGTCAAAACCTTTGTTGCATTGAGCTATGAATTATTATTcggaaaaaataaagaacttTGTGGGAATAATTGGTGCTTAGAAATTGTTGCATCTCCTAAAAAAGTAGCATAAGATAGCAGTCAAACCTCATTCTGCTGTTTCCTCAAGTTGTGAATTGTGAAAATTTGAATTGTCTTAGCTGTATTATAAGGCACCTTGCCTATTTTAGAGATTGTTAAATTGTGATTTTGGTGAAAATGGATATTGAGAACATTGATTGttaattatgatttgttttgttttgtgatgGAAATCTTTATTAGTGTGGACTGTAAACTTTTTCCAGGAATGAACCAGGCTGGACTTGCAGAGTGCATTGTTCGTGCTGTCAATTCCTGCCATCCTTACCTTCACCCTGTACTGTATGAGAGGTAATTTTTGGGAAGTTGAGTAGGAATTCTTGTCGGAAATATTACTTGTTTGAGTATTTGGCTTTAATAACCCAACTCTTTACTGTTCTTTCCAACCTGCTTTTGTGCAGCATTATATTGACTGGTGGAAGCACATTATTTCCTCGTTTTGCCAAAAGACTGTAAGCTTTTAGTCTTGTCTATTGACTTCGTCTAACCTTGTATGCTGGTAGCATGGGGGCTGTAGAATTTGATTTGTTTAAATGCAGTGAAAGAGAGCTTCGACCTCTTGTCCCTGACAACTATCAAGTGAAAATAACAACTCAAGAAGAGTAAAACCTCCCCCCTTCAAATCTCTGTCTAAAACCTGTTACTAGTTCCCAATTAATGACAGCATGCTCTCGTTGTCTAGTCCTATATTAGGTGTATGGCGAGGTGGCTCACTTCTGGCTTCTAGTCCTGATTTTGAAACAATGTGCGTCACCAAAGCTGAGTATGAGGAGTTTGGATCTGCCAGATGTCGCAAGCGGTTCTTCCATTGATTACCTTACCAGAAATCTTGAAGGTATGCGACCATGATCTCTATCTCTTCTCTTTCACAATTCAGTCTAATTGCGTGCAGTTTGACCAAGTTGTGAGCATTCATATGAAAATATCCCATTTTCAACCACTCACAATCGCATCAGTTATAAGATTCTATATTGTTTTGGCAGTGGAACGgcgaattatggaaaattgtaGGTGAATGTCAACTATCATGTCAGGTCAAAGCATCGTGTCTTATCAATCATTGGTCTTACCTTCGAACAAAGAGGACGACATAGGAAAAGCTTTGCTTTTTCATATATCCAAGCTCTTGAGATGAAAGGCTCCATCACCACCCATTTCATGATACGTGCTGGCTTCTTGCTTCTTTGTGAACTTAAATAAGAGGATTACTTGATCTCCAATTCATTAAACTCAGAAGCAAGCCTGTTGAGTCATCCTGACAACGATTGAAGAGGACAAATACAACATAAGCGCAGAACGGGAAGGAAGAAGCTTGGAAGAAAGTTTTGGGTTGCTCAAGCAGACTGTGGAGACCTTGTGGGAAGTCTTGGTCCGAGTGCAGTCCTGTTGCGATCATATGGAGCCCTGCCCGGGACTTGCTCTCCTCAAATTAGAAAGACAACATGATCTCCAATCTTTTACACCTTCCAGATGCACGGCACTGGAATGCTCAAGATTTTTGCACAAATCTTTTGAAAGGTCGCCATTCTGTCAGCCTAACCCAATTACCCTGTTCACTGATCTGGATTGTGACTCGTTCCATTGAAAATATGATGGGGGCTTCATAGGCAACTGAATATTATTTGCATCGGATTTAGGAATCAAAGTTTGTGAAGTTAGTTCATAAACAGTTTATATGATAAACTTCGTGTCCAGAAACTCTCTCAGGTGAACTGTGAACATGATCTGTGATTTCAGTTCAGAGGTCTACGAAACACTTGGTTTCTGTACCCCTTAAAATTGATTAACCAATTGAAAAAGAGGGCAGTGCAGTTCTCTGGCAAGAGCTACAACAATGGTCATACATTTCACAAGTATCACTAACGGTATATACTACATATTGTCTTACATATGAACAATTATTCCAATAAATGTCTACAAATAATATACTACGTACTTCAAATTACAATGAAATGCCATCTTTATGAGTTTGTACTATCATCCTTCTCAAATTTCTACAACATGCCATTTGCTGAAGTTATGCGGCATTCCGATTTTCCATATTTGACTAATCCATCATCTTGGAAAATAGCTCCAGCCTTTTCAAGAGTAATTTTTTGTAGTAGTTCAGTGCAGCAACTGAGACTTCGATAATGACACTTTTGACAGGCAACGAATTGATGCTCGAATAGTGAATTCTTCATAGCTTTGGAAGTAGAAGGCTCTAATAATATTCTCATCTAAATTACCCGAGTCaatgggtaaaaaaaaaatggatgagGTGTTGCTCCAACAGTGAATTCTCCAGGTTTAGTGGTATGATATGAACTAATTATCATATAGCCTTGGCCTGAGTTCTTCAGTCGGAAAATGGTTGCGAGTCCATGCAAAGATGCACTAGTTTTCTTTGGTACTGTCCAAAATATTCACCAACAGCAATAACATCTTCATTTTCCGGGTTTAAGCCAGGCGACAGTAATGCTTTATCCTTGATTGATGATCTTGATTCATCATCCAAGTCTAAGCTGGAGATGATATCAGTACAGGTTTCACGACAAGCAAGAATGAACATGGCAGCTGTGTCTGGTTGCTGTGCCTCACGAAGTGCAGCAAGGGCCTCTTGCAGTGCCCCGGCTGCGACGTACAAAATCAAAGCCCTATGGTGGACCACAACTAAACTTCAGTTGCAGGTGGTTGCAGATATCAATGAAGGGAGACAAGAAAATTAGTTATACCTCCAGATATTTTCAGTATGAAGAACATGATCAGCCCACCTCTGCAACACCCTGCAGGATCACATGATTGAAATCAGGCTCATTGAACCAGGTGAATGGCAATGGAGATATGCCATACCTTCATAAAGCAAATTTTGATGAAACTAAAACACATCAATCTATGCAGTGTAgtatcaaaatttgaaatattagacAGTGGCACTATCAGCggcaaaatgaaaattaaaagtatatCATGTGCCACAGTTGTGTTCTATGCAGTTAACTATGCAAGATTGAATTGTTAAATTAGGAGCAacaaagtaaataataaatcacaTATATTCTATATTATAGTATAACTAATTTCTTAACACTGAAATGATTTCTCCAACTGGAATATATGCCAACATTTTCAAACAAGTATGTTGGCAGCTTCCAGACTCTGGTAATCAACTGGAACATTTCTTCATCTGTCCTATAAGGAGGCCAAGTACTGATTCATTCTGATGGATGGACAATTTCCCGTCGTGATACATGAAAAGTTACAAGATAAATTTCCTTATTTGACCTTTACAATCCAAATTCTTTAGAGAACAACCACAACTGAACTGGCTGATGGAAGTTGGAAGATAAAAACAAGTCTGTAAATGAGCTTGGTAATGGGATCGTGCTATAAGCAGAAACATGATCAAAGCTGAGACTGTTGGAAGCCACTACAAAGCAGTCTAAATGTTATTTAGTCCTACGTTGTGTCTAATCTTTGTCCAaccaactattttttttttcttctgtgtTTTGCAAGACCAACTAGTTGACTGAATAGCCAGCCTATC
The sequence above is a segment of the Diospyros lotus cultivar Yz01 chromosome 7, ASM1463336v1, whole genome shotgun sequence genome. Coding sequences within it:
- the LOC127806521 gene encoding actin-related protein 6, whose translation is MSKVVVLDNGAGLIKAGIAGERDPAAVVPNCLARPLSSKKWLIADQLLYSSADHDLTSAAVRRPFDRGYLLNADLQREIWSHLFSTVLHVTPSSTSLLLVEPLFNLPSIQATVDEIVFEDLGFKSLFVADSPSLVHLYEASRSPYGVVSKTQTSLVVDCGFSFTHAAPVFQNFTVNYGVKRLDLGGKALTNYLKELVSYRAVNVMDETFVMDDVKEKLCFVSLDVGRDLQIARRPGRDNFFRCTYVLPDGVTHMKGFVKDPDEAKRYLSLEDGSTPSELKTKEEMDDTEDAEKTKGRRTIDLTKNEFSLTNERFLVPEMIFRPADLGMNQAGLAECIVRAVNSCHPYLHPVLYESIILTGGSTLFPRFAKRLERELRPLVPDNYQVKITTQEDPILGVWRGGSLLASSPDFETMCVTKAEYEEFGSARCRKRFFH